The DNA window CAAAACGGTCGCCATCATCGGCGACGTGCGACACTCGCGGGTGGCGCGCAGCAACGCGGAACTGCTGCCGAAACTCGGGGCGAAGGTCGTCCTGTGCGGCCCGGCGACGTTGCTTCCCGCCGATCTCGCCGCCCTGCCCGGGGCGACGCTGACCACCGATCCCCACGAGGCCGTCCGGGGCGCCCACGCCGTCATGGCCCTGCGCCTTCAGCAGGAGCGCATGAGCGCCGGATACCTCGCCAGCCTTCAGGAGTACGCCGACCACTACCAGGTCAACGAGCCCCTGATGCGGGAGGCCGAGAGTGGCGCCATCGTCTTGCACCCCGGCCCGATGAACCGCGACCTGGAGATCAGCTCGGACGTAGCCGACGGCCCCCGCAGCCGCATCGTGGCGCAGGTCGAGAACGGGCAGGCGGTCAGGATGAGCGTGCTGTACCACCTGCTGGTGGGGAGGGAGTAGATGAGGGGAACTTTGGCTTTGATTGGACTTCTGCTTTTTACGGGATGTAAACCAGTGGCGCACGTGGGGGAACGTGCCGTGGCCGTATCGCAGGCACGAGACAAAGCTCTTTGGGCCGAGGCGAACGCCTACATGCAGTCTTTGCGCGTTTCCCTTGTCGTGGCTGCCACCGAGGGCAAGAGCCAGGCTGTGACTTTGGCCTCTTGCAACGATCCCCGAATCCTAGTGGCCTTGCCATTAAACCGGTTAAAGATAGAAAGCTGCAAAATCAAGCTTAAATCCGAGAGCGCCTATACGGCGGCAGTCAAGTTCAGCCAGGGTTTGGCCTTCGTCGCAGATCAGAACGGGGTGCGGCAAGTCGATGCCACGCAACTGCCCGGATTGAATTAGGGGCCAGGAAATCATACTATGAAGTTGACCATCACCAACATCAAACGCCTCGGCTCCGACACGCTCGAATCCGTTACCGTCGAGAACGGTGTCATCCGGGGTTGGAACCTCGGCGACCTGGGAGAAGTCATCAATGGCCGGGGGGGCACGGTCGCACCCGCCCTCATCGAACTCCACGCTCATCTGCGCGAGCCGGGGCAGACAGAGAAGGAAGACTTGGCCTCGGGGCTGGCAGCGGCGGCGGCGGGCGGGTACGGCACGGTCGTGTCCATGCCGAACACGTCGCCGGTCGTGGACGATCCGGCCATCGTGCGCGCGCTGATCGAGAAGGCGGAGGGGCTGGGCTTCGCGCGCCTCAAGCCCGCCGCCGCTCTCACCAGAGGGCAGAAGGGCGAGCTGCTCGCCGAACTCACCTTCCTGAAGGAGGCGGGCGCGGCCATGCTCACCGACGACGGGCGCACGAACGAGAATGCGCGGGTGCTGCGGCTGGGACTGGAGTACGCCCACTCGCTCGGCATGGTCGTCAGCGTCCACGCCGAGGACGCCTCCCTGCGCGCGGACGGGGTGATGAACGAGGGGCCGGTGTCCGAGGAACTGGGCCTCCCCGGTAATCCGGCGGCGGCGGAGGCGGCGCGGGTCGCCCGTGACTTGGAGATCGTGGCTCAAACCGGGGCGCGGCTGCACGTCCAGCATCTCTCGACCGCCCGCGCGCTCGACCTCGTGCGGGAGGCGAAACGGCGTGGCCTACCCGTCACCTGTGAAGTCTGCCCCCACCACCTGACCCTGACGGACGAGACGCTGCGGTCCTTCGACGCGATCTACAAGGTGGCGCCGCCGCTGCGGACCCAGGCGGATGCCGACCACCTCCTCGAAGGGCTGCTGGACGGCACGGTGGACTGCCTCGCCACCGACCATGCGCCGCACACCCGCGCGGAGAAGGAACGCGACCTGCTGGACGCCCCTTTTGGCATCGCATACATCGAACTCGCCTTTCCGCTGATGTGGACGCGCTTTGGGGAGCGTCTGGGGCTGGAGAAACTCCTCGACCTGATGACCGCCGCCCCCGCCCGGGTGATGGGCTGGCCCGAGCCGACGCTGGAAGAGGGCGCCCCCGCCGACCTCGTGGTGCTGGACCTGGAGACGGAGCGGGAGGTCAACCCGGCCGAGTTTCGCAGCAAGGCGAAGTTCTCCCCCTGGGCCGGGGAGTGGCTGCGCGGCTGGCCGCTGCTGACGGTGGTGGGTGGGAAAGTGGTCTTCCGACACGAGGGGGAGGGCGTCAAGTAGGGCGGCCACCCCGAGTGCGGCGACTGGCCCCTTGAATGGGCAGCTTCGTCGCGCTCAGCAGGAGGGGGCCCTGCAAGCCCCACACCACGAAAACCCAGCCTCCTCGCGGGAAGCCGGTGGGGCAGACCTGGCCCTACTGGTCGAGGGGATCGGGGTCCTCGGACGCCATCCGGCCCTCGTCCTGGTCGTTGCGCGTCAGGGCTTCTTCCAGGCGGTCCTCCCCGGTGCCGGGGTTGACCCGTTTGGTGCGGTCGAAGTCTTCGCGGGCGTCGGCGTCGGTGTTGGCGAGGTCTCCGGGGTCAGTCATGGGGCGCCTCCTGTGTGGGGATGGGATGCCGGGTTCCCGGCCCCCGCATGCTGCCACGGTGCGCGGGAGCGGAACACCCGGCCCCTTAAAGGTCGCCTTGTCCTGGCCTTCACCTCCGCACGACGAGGGTGTAGAGCATTGGACGAAAGAAGAGTCGTTGTCCTGAACGGAATGGAGGGCACGGCATGACAACGTTCCTGTGTCAAAGGCTCTGGGCGTCCACCCCGACCGCCTCCGCCACGTTCCTCAACCCGTCACGCTCCAGCAGCGCCCCCAGCCCCCGGTTCAGCCGCGCGGGCAGCCCCGGTCCCTCGTAGATCAGCGCCGTGTACACCTCGACCAGGCTGGCCCCGGCGCGAATCTTGGCGTAGGCCTCCTCGGCGGTGAAGATGCCGCCCACCCCCACGATGGGCACCTGACCGCGGACGAGACGGTGGGCCTCGCGCACCAGGGCCGTACTCCGCGCCGTCAGGGGGCGCCCGCTCAGCCCGCCCGTCTGAACGCGGTGCGGGTGGTTGAGGCCCTCACGACTCAGGGTGGTGTTGCTGACGATGAGTCCGTTCGCTCCGGCGTCGAGCACCGCTCCCACGCTCGCCTCAAAGTCGGCGGGGTGCAGGTCGGGGGCGAGCTTGACGAGGACGGGGGGCGCGCGGCGGGCGATGCGGACCCGGGCGGCCTCCACTTCCATCAGCACGGCCCGCACGAGGGCTCCGAGGTCGTCCGCCGCCTGCAAGGCCCGCAGTCCCGGCGTGTTCGGGCTGCTCACGTTCACCACGAAGCCGTCGGCCACCTCAGAGAGCAGGCGGACACAGGCCCGGTAATCCTCCACCGCCGCCTCATTGGGGGTGGCCTTGTTCTTGCCTATGTTGACCCAGACGGGAGCGGACCTGAAGGGCAGCGCGGCGAGACGGGCACCCAGAGCTTCCACTCCCCCGTTGTTGAAGCCCATGCGATTGATGAGCGCCGAGTCGTCTGGCAGGCGGAAGAGGCGAGGCCGCTCGTTGCCGGGCTGGGCGAGGGGCGTGACGGTCCCAACTTCCAGAAAGCCGAAGCCCAACGCGGAAAAGGCGGGCACGGCCTCCCCGTTCTTGTCGAGCCCCGCCGCGAGGCCGACCGGGGAGGTGAAGGGGCGGTCCCAGAGCGTCTGGGCCAGGCGGGGGTCGGCGGGGGCGCTCAGACGGCGAGCGGCCTCCGGCCAGACGGGCACACGCGACGCCGCGCCCAGGGCCCGCATGGTGAGGTGGTGCGCGTCCTCAGGGTCCAGGCGAAAGAGGGCGGATTTCAGGAGGCGGCGATACATCGCTCCCCAGGATACGGGGCGGAGGGGGCGGCAATGGTCCGCTCAGGCGCGTGGCATCAGGAAGCTGGGCTCCAGTTGCACCAGCCGCGCGTGCTCCTGGCGCTCACTGTCCTGAATCAGGTCGGCGAGGGTGGTGCCGCCCAGCACGTCCCGCAGCGCCGCGTCCACCCGGTGCCACAGGTCGAGGGTGCCGCAGACGTTGCCCTTGTCACACACGTGGTCTTCCTCCACGCACGACACGGGGGCGATGCTCCCCTCCATCGCCGTGACGACCTCGTAGGCGTTGATGGCGGCGGCGGGCCGGGCCAGCCGGTAGCCGCCGTGTGCCCCCCGCACGCTCTTGATAAAGCCCGCCCGGCGCAGGTTGCTGGCGATCTGCTCCAGGTAGTGCTGGCTGATGCCCTGACGCTCGGACACATCCTTGAGCGGCACCGCGTCCCCCCCACGCCGCCCGATCTCGATCAGGGCGCGAAGGCCGTACTGTGCTTTGGTCGAGACCCACATGGGGACAGTTTACCCTGTAATTCCGGGCGAGGAGTAGGGATTTAGACTGGATTGAGGCTGGGAGGGGCTGGAGTTCAGGAGTGACGGTGCCCCGACCGCCTATTCCACCTGTCTCTCTCCTAGAATTCGGCGTGTGACAGGTTCACCCACGCCCATGGCGTCTCCCCTGCCTGCCCGGCTGGCGGCCCTGACCCCCGCCGACGTGCTGTTGCGGCTGCGGGCGGTGGACGCTCCGGGCGTGGCCTTGCTGGAGTCGCTGGGGCCGGTCGTCGAGTACGGGCACTACAGCTTCCTGAGCGCCTGGCCAGTGGCGGTCCAGGAGGAGTTGCCGGAAAGGCCGGAGGGGCACGCCCTCTTCCCCGCCTGGCTCGGCGGCCTGAAGTACGAGGCGGCGCGCGAGTTCGGGCTTGGAACGCACGAGCCGGAGGGGAGAGCGGGCTGGTGGGGTCGCTACCCCAGCGGGCTCGTCTGGGACCGCGTCTCGGGCAGGCTGGAGATCGTGGGCGAGGCCGGGCACGTGGACTGGGAGGCGGTGCTGTCGCGCGGCCCGGTCCCCACCCCGACCCTTCACGTGGGCGAGTTCGGCGCGGACGACGTGGACTACCCGGCGGGCGTGCGGACCGTACAGGAGCTGATCCGGGCGGGCGAGGTGTATCAGGTCAACCTCTCGCGGGGGGTACGGGCGGCGGCGACGGGCGACCCCTTGGCGGCCTACCTGCGGCTGCGGGAGGTGAATCCCAGCCCCTTCATGGCCTTTCTCGATCTGGGGAACGAGGTCGTCGTGTCGTGCAGCCCGGAGCGGCTGGTGCTGCATACGGGAGACAGGGTCAGCGCCCGGCCCATCGCGGGCACGCGGCGGCGCGGGGACACTGCCGCGGAGGACGCCACCCTGGAGCGTGAGCTGCGAGCAAGCCCCAAGGAGGTCAGCGAACACACCATGTTGGTGGACCTCGTGCGGCACGACCTGGGGCGGGTGGCGGCGCCCGGCACGGTGACGGTGCCCGACCTGGGCCTGGTCGAACGCTACAGCCACGTGATGCACCTCGTCTCGGAGGTGACGGCCACGGCGCGCCCCGGCCTGACCGCGCGCGACCTGCTCGCCGCCACCTTTCCCGGCGGCACGATCACGGGCGCCCCCAAGGAACGGGTGATGGAGGCAATCCGCGCCCTGGAACCGGGGCCGCGCGGCTGGTACACGGGCGGCGTGGGCATCGTGAGCGGCGCGCGGGTGGACGTGAATATCCTGATTCGGACGGCGGCCTTCAGGCGCCAGCGGGACCCATTGGCGGAGGACGCTGGCCCGAACATCTCCCGTTGGACCGTGCAGGTCCGGGCCGGAGGCGGCACCGTCATTGACTCCGACCCTGGGCGCGAGGCGCAGGAGACCGTCCACAAGGCGCAGGCGCTCCTCGCAGTCCTGTCGGGACACCCGGGGCGCCCGGCCCAGCCGCCCGCTCCGCCGATGCCCGGCCGTCCGTGGAGCCCACCGCCCGCCCTCACGCGGACAGGGTTGCGGGTGCTGCTGCTGGACAACCGGGATTCGTTCACCCTGAATCTCGCCCACGACCTGCTGGCCCTGGGGGCGGTGGTGGACCTGCGGACCCAGGACGAGGCGGCGCAGGCCCTGCTCGCCTCGCAGCCGGACGCCGTGCTGATCGGGCCGGGGCCGGGCACCCCAGGCACGAGCGGCTGCACGCTGGCCCTCACGCGGCTGTGCCTGGAGCGGGGCGTACCGCTGCTGGGGGTGTGCCTGGGTCACCAGGCGCTCGGCGAGGTGCTGGGCGGCCGGGTGGAGCGGGCCGGGCCGGTCCACGGGCAGCCGGAGGCAGTGAGCCACGGCGGGAAGGGGCTGTTTGACGGGATTGCGGACGGCACGCCTTTTGGCCGGTATCACTCGCTCGTCGTGCGCGGGCTTCCCGAGGAATACGTCACGGGCCGCAGCGCGGACGGCGAGGTGATGGCGCTGGGGGTCCCGGGGCGGCCTGCCTGGGGCGTGCAGTTTCACCCGGAGAGCGTGCTGAGCCCAGCCGGGCGCGTGCTGCTGGGCAACTGGCTGAGGCTTTGCCGGGAGGCAACCGCTTGAGGCCGCTGCCTCCCGGCGTGGACGCGAGCGCCTGGCTTCACGGCGCGACGGCCTTCACCACCGTCCGCACCCACTGGGGTACGCCGCTGCTGTGGGAGGCGCACCTGGCACGGCTGGCAGAAACCCGCGCCTTTCTGGGCCTGCCCACACCGGAGGAGGAATTTCCGCCCCTCGACCCCTTTCCCTGGGGCCTGCTGCGCCTGACGGCCACGGTGGACGGCCTTTTCTGGTCCCACCGCCCCCTGAGTCCCGGCCCACGTCCCGCCGAGGGCGTGTGCGTCCAGGTCACCCGGCAGCAGGTTCACCCTCAGTTCGCCCGGCACAAGACCGGGAATTACCTGCCGTACCTTCTCGCCGGGCGGGAGGCGACGCGGGCGGGGGCCTTCGAGGGCTGGCTCACGGACGCGGCGGGGAACGTGGTGGACGGGGCGCGCACCTCACCGCTGCTGGAGGTGGCGGGGCGGCTGGTCGTCCCGTCGGGCGGCCTGCCGGGCCTCACCCGCGCGGCCTTTCTGGCGGGCCGGGAATTCGAGGAACGGCCCGTCGCGGTCCCCGAACTGCCCCGGGTCACCCGCGCCTGGCTCTGCGGCAGCGGGGTGGGCATCGTGCCGGTGCGCGAGATCGCGGGCGAGGGCTGGCAGGTCGTCCTCCCCACAGTCTGGCCTGAGGTGAGCCACGCCGCCCTGGTCTGGCCGCAGGAGCCGGACGGCTGAAAGAAGTGGGGCGGCGAGGTCTCCCCCGCCGCCCGCACGAATGGAACACCGCTCAGTGGCCGTCCTGGCCGACACGCTCGCTCTGGAGGCGGCCTCCCCCGGCGGCCTCGTCGAGCCTCAGGGCGCCGTAACGCCGCATCAAGTTCAGGGCGTCGTCGGTCTTGGCCCCGTCGGGGTCGCGGGCGATCACCAGGACGTTCCCGGCCTTGATGCCGTTGTAAAAGCGCTCGGCCTGGGCGGGGGGCACGCCCATGCGGCGCAGCAGCTTGACGTAGTCGCCGTGGTCGCCGCCGGTCAGGGCGCCGAACAGTCCCCCCAGGCCCGCGCCGCCGATGATGCCGTACACGACGGCCAGCAGCCCGCCCTCGGCGTAGATGCGCGTGTCGGGGATGATCAGCAGCAGAATCCAGATGGGGACGGTGAGGGCCAGACCCGCCAGGGCACCCAGCAGAATGCCGCGAATCACGTTGGAGGACCCGCCCGGCGCACCGGCCTCGGGGCTGACACCGGTCGCCTGCGCGATGTCATCCTCGGCCACCACGTCGGCCAGGGCAAATCCGAGGCGATCACGGTCAAAGCCGCGCTCCTGGAGGGCACGCAGGGCACCCTGGGCCTGCTGCGGCTCACGAAAAAGGGCAACGACACTTTCCATCGTTCCCGGTTCTACCACGCCCGGCCCCTGGGAGGCGAGGGACAAAGCGTGGCGCCTTTCACCGCTCCTCTCTGCTCCCGTTGGCTTTTCCGACAGCCTGCTCTCACCTGGTGGCCGGGGAGGACTGTCCACCCGCAGGGAGCGGGGCGAACTCTCCCCAGCGCGGACGCTCCTCGGATCGGACCGGAGTTCCCCGGGGCCTTCACCTTCTGTTGAGCTCTGCCTTCACGTATACGACCTTGGCCCTCTTGGGGGGGGCAGGGGCGTTTCGCCCACCGCGGTTTTCTATACTGCCGCCATGACTGGCGTGGCCGCCCTGACCCTCCCCGGTGCCGTCTTCGAGACGCGGCTGCGCGAGGTGCTGCGCTCCCGGGTGGAGTTCATCGAGCTGATCGGGGAGGACCTGGTGGCGGCGGGCGGCAAACGGGCGCGGCCCGCCGTGACCTATCTGGCGGCCCAGGCGTTGGGCGCTGGCCCGCAGAGCCCGCTGTGGGACGCAACCACCGACCTCGCCGTGTGCGTCGAGCTGCTGCATTCGGCCTCGCTGCTGCACGACGACCTGATCGACGACGCCGACACCCGCCGGGGCCAGCCCGCCGCCTTCCGCCGTTTCGGCAACGTGGTCAGCGTGATGAGCGGGGATTTCATGCTCTCGCGCCTGCTGACGCTGCTCGCCGCCATGCCGCAGGGGGCCGCCCTCACCCGCGCCTTCGGCGAGGCGGCCTCCCAGATCTGCGAGGGTGAGGTGCTGCAATTCCAGGTCGCGGCCTACGCCGACTACCGCCTGGAACACTACCTGGACGTGATTCACGGCAAGACGGCGGCGCTGGTCGAACTCGCCGCCTCGGCGCCCGCCCTGCTGCTGGAGGCGCCGGGGGCGCAGCGCGAGGCCCTGGCGACCTTCGGGCGCGAGTACGGGCTGGCCTTCCAGATGCGCGACGACCTGCTCGACCTGACCGGCGAGGAGGCTACCCTCGGCAAGCCCGTGGGCGGCGACCTGCGCGAGGGCAAGGCCACGCTGCCCGTGCTGCACCTGCTGGACGGCCCCTATGCAGACGAGGTCCGCGAGGTGCTGGAACGCCGCGCGGCCCACCCCGGCGACGTGGGCCGCATCCGCGAACTCGCTTGGTCGCAGGGCGCCGCCGAGCGCACCCGCGAGGAGATTCGCCGCCGCGCCGGGCTCGCCGTGCGGGCACTGGAGGCTCTGCCCTCCTCCGAGGCGCGGGAAGCCCTCGCCGATCTGGCCCGCCACGAGATCGACCGGAGCCGTTAGGAGGGCGACCCGGAGTGTCCCCCGTGGTGGGACGCTCCTCCCCGGTTTCCTTCCCTCCTGGCCCTCGCCCCGCCTTCCATGTAGAAAGCTTGTGTGGGCTGGTAGAACCACCTCTCCTGCTGGAAGCGGTTCAGCTTTTTCACGTGTAGGGCGTAGTTCACGGGGGTTGACGCCTCCCTGCATCCTGGATACAACGGGGGGCGGCTTTGGGGCCCTCCGCCTTCCCTTGCCGGGCGTCAGCTTGTCTATGCGTGTATGCTCGGGGGGCACCCACCACCAAAGGAGACGCATGATGCGGGCATCAGGACTCAACTGGCAGGGCCTCATGGAGCAGCTCCAGGAGGCGTTGCCGTACTGCGAGGTGACCGACCAGTCCCTTGCTTATTTCAAGTACCCCAAACGGACCCTCAGCGTGAACCTGCCCGTTCGGATGGACGACGGCACGGTGCGCGTCTTTCGGGGCTACCGCACCGTCCACTCCACCGCCCGCGGCCCCAGCATGGGCGGCGTGCGCTTCAAGCCGGGGCTGAACGCCCACGAGTGCGAGGTGCTGGCCGCGATCATGACCCTCAAGGCCGCCGTCGCTGACCTGCCGCTGGGGGGGGCCAAGGGGGGCGTGGACGTGGACCCGTCGCTGCTAAGCCCCCACGAGCTGGAGGGCCTGACCCGGCGCTTCACCAGCGAACTCGTCGAACTCGTTGGGCCGACCACCGACATCCTCGCGCCGGACGTGGGCTCGGACCAGCAGATCATGGCCTGGATGCTCGACGCCTACGGTGAGAACACCGGCTCGACCACCAACGGCGTGGTGGTGGGCAAACCGCTGCAACTCGGCGGCAGCTACGGCGCCAAGGATGCCCGGGGCCGCAGCGCCGCCCTGGTGACCGCCCGGGTGCTGGAGGAACGGGGCGAGAGCCTGGAGCGCGCCCGCGTCGCCGTGTATGGCTTCGGGGACGTGGGCCGCCGGGCCGCCCAGACGCTCGCCGCCCAGGGCGCGCTGGTGATCGCCGTCTCCGACCAGAGCGGCGCCACCTTCGCCAGCGGCGGCCTGGACCTGGAGGCCCTCAGCCGCTACCGCGAGGAACACGGCAGCGTGGCGGGCTTCGCCACCGCCATCACCCCCGACGAGGTCGTGGAACTCGACGTGGACGTGCTCATGCTCGCCTACGACTACGGGGCCGTGAACGCGGGGAACGCCCACGCCGTCCGCGCCCGCTACGTGGTCGAGGCCACCAACCGCGCCGTCCTCCCCGAGGCCGAGCGCTTCCTGCGCGCCGGGGGCGTGTGCGTGCTGCCCGACCTGGTCGCCAGCATCGGCGGATTGATCGTGAACTACCTGGAGTGGGTGCAGGACGCCTCGAACTTCTTCTGGACCCCGGAGGAGATCGAGCGGGCCATCGACATCCGGGTGAACGCCGCCGTGGACAACGTGACCGCCTTCATGCGGACCCGGCAGGCGGACATGCGGACCGCCGCCTACGCCATCGCGCTCAACCGCCTGCATGAGGCGGCGGTGATGCGGGGCGTGTATCCGTGAAGCCCTCAGCGATCAGCCGTCAGAAAGGGCTCTTTCTGAATGCTGAGGGCTGACCGCTTCTCCCCTACTCTTCCCCGGAGGCTTTCCCCATGACCACCACCCAGGACCCCCAGAACCAGACCCAGGCGAGGCTCGGGCAACACGGCCTGCCCAGCTACCTCGATCCCAACAACATCGGCCCGTACGAAATCTTTCTGGAGCAGGTCGAGCGGGTCACCCCGTACCTCGGCAAGCTCGCGTACTGGGTCGAGACCCTGAAGCGGCCCAAGCGCATCCTCGTCGTGGACGTGCCCATCCACCTTGACGACGGCACCGTGGCCCACTTCGAGGGCTACCGCGTGCAGCACAACACCTCGCGTGGCCCGGCCAAG is part of the Deinococcus apachensis DSM 19763 genome and encodes:
- a CDS encoding dihydroorotase, coding for MKLTITNIKRLGSDTLESVTVENGVIRGWNLGDLGEVINGRGGTVAPALIELHAHLREPGQTEKEDLASGLAAAAAGGYGTVVSMPNTSPVVDDPAIVRALIEKAEGLGFARLKPAAALTRGQKGELLAELTFLKEAGAAMLTDDGRTNENARVLRLGLEYAHSLGMVVSVHAEDASLRADGVMNEGPVSEELGLPGNPAAAEAARVARDLEIVAQTGARLHVQHLSTARALDLVREAKRRGLPVTCEVCPHHLTLTDETLRSFDAIYKVAPPLRTQADADHLLEGLLDGTVDCLATDHAPHTRAEKERDLLDAPFGIAYIELAFPLMWTRFGERLGLEKLLDLMTAAPARVMGWPEPTLEEGAPADLVVLDLETEREVNPAEFRSKAKFSPWAGEWLRGWPLLTVVGGKVVFRHEGEGVK
- a CDS encoding quinone-dependent dihydroorotate dehydrogenase, giving the protein MYRRLLKSALFRLDPEDAHHLTMRALGAASRVPVWPEAARRLSAPADPRLAQTLWDRPFTSPVGLAAGLDKNGEAVPAFSALGFGFLEVGTVTPLAQPGNERPRLFRLPDDSALINRMGFNNGGVEALGARLAALPFRSAPVWVNIGKNKATPNEAAVEDYRACVRLLSEVADGFVVNVSSPNTPGLRALQAADDLGALVRAVLMEVEAARVRIARRAPPVLVKLAPDLHPADFEASVGAVLDAGANGLIVSNTTLSREGLNHPHRVQTGGLSGRPLTARSTALVREAHRLVRGQVPIVGVGGIFTAEEAYAKIRAGASLVEVYTALIYEGPGLPARLNRGLGALLERDGLRNVAEAVGVDAQSL
- a CDS encoding RrF2 family transcriptional regulator gives rise to the protein MWVSTKAQYGLRALIEIGRRGGDAVPLKDVSERQGISQHYLEQIASNLRRAGFIKSVRGAHGGYRLARPAAAINAYEVVTAMEGSIAPVSCVEEDHVCDKGNVCGTLDLWHRVDAALRDVLGGTTLADLIQDSERQEHARLVQLEPSFLMPRA
- a CDS encoding aminodeoxychorismate components I/II, with the protein product MASPLPARLAALTPADVLLRLRAVDAPGVALLESLGPVVEYGHYSFLSAWPVAVQEELPERPEGHALFPAWLGGLKYEAAREFGLGTHEPEGRAGWWGRYPSGLVWDRVSGRLEIVGEAGHVDWEAVLSRGPVPTPTLHVGEFGADDVDYPAGVRTVQELIRAGEVYQVNLSRGVRAAATGDPLAAYLRLREVNPSPFMAFLDLGNEVVVSCSPERLVLHTGDRVSARPIAGTRRRGDTAAEDATLERELRASPKEVSEHTMLVDLVRHDLGRVAAPGTVTVPDLGLVERYSHVMHLVSEVTATARPGLTARDLLAATFPGGTITGAPKERVMEAIRALEPGPRGWYTGGVGIVSGARVDVNILIRTAAFRRQRDPLAEDAGPNISRWTVQVRAGGGTVIDSDPGREAQETVHKAQALLAVLSGHPGRPAQPPAPPMPGRPWSPPPALTRTGLRVLLLDNRDSFTLNLAHDLLALGAVVDLRTQDEAAQALLASQPDAVLIGPGPGTPGTSGCTLALTRLCLERGVPLLGVCLGHQALGEVLGGRVERAGPVHGQPEAVSHGGKGLFDGIADGTPFGRYHSLVVRGLPEEYVTGRSADGEVMALGVPGRPAWGVQFHPESVLSPAGRVLLGNWLRLCREATA
- a CDS encoding aminotransferase class IV: MRPLPPGVDASAWLHGATAFTTVRTHWGTPLLWEAHLARLAETRAFLGLPTPEEEFPPLDPFPWGLLRLTATVDGLFWSHRPLSPGPRPAEGVCVQVTRQQVHPQFARHKTGNYLPYLLAGREATRAGAFEGWLTDAAGNVVDGARTSPLLEVAGRLVVPSGGLPGLTRAAFLAGREFEERPVAVPELPRVTRAWLCGSGVGIVPVREIAGEGWQVVLPTVWPEVSHAALVWPQEPDG
- a CDS encoding polyprenyl synthetase family protein — protein: MTGVAALTLPGAVFETRLREVLRSRVEFIELIGEDLVAAGGKRARPAVTYLAAQALGAGPQSPLWDATTDLAVCVELLHSASLLHDDLIDDADTRRGQPAAFRRFGNVVSVMSGDFMLSRLLTLLAAMPQGAALTRAFGEAASQICEGEVLQFQVAAYADYRLEHYLDVIHGKTAALVELAASAPALLLEAPGAQREALATFGREYGLAFQMRDDLLDLTGEEATLGKPVGGDLREGKATLPVLHLLDGPYADEVREVLERRAAHPGDVGRIRELAWSQGAAERTREEIRRRAGLAVRALEALPSSEAREALADLARHEIDRSR
- a CDS encoding Glu/Leu/Phe/Val family dehydrogenase; the encoded protein is MRASGLNWQGLMEQLQEALPYCEVTDQSLAYFKYPKRTLSVNLPVRMDDGTVRVFRGYRTVHSTARGPSMGGVRFKPGLNAHECEVLAAIMTLKAAVADLPLGGAKGGVDVDPSLLSPHELEGLTRRFTSELVELVGPTTDILAPDVGSDQQIMAWMLDAYGENTGSTTNGVVVGKPLQLGGSYGAKDARGRSAALVTARVLEERGESLERARVAVYGFGDVGRRAAQTLAAQGALVIAVSDQSGATFASGGLDLEALSRYREEHGSVAGFATAITPDEVVELDVDVLMLAYDYGAVNAGNAHAVRARYVVEATNRAVLPEAERFLRAGGVCVLPDLVASIGGLIVNYLEWVQDASNFFWTPEEIERAIDIRVNAAVDNVTAFMRTRQADMRTAAYAIALNRLHEAAVMRGVYP